One Solanum pennellii chromosome 10, SPENNV200 genomic region harbors:
- the LOC107032411 gene encoding macrophage migration inhibitory factor homolog yields the protein MPCFNLSTNVNLAGVDTSDFFSEATKAVSSIIGKPEDFVMVVLKGSVDISFGGNKEPAAFAEIVSMGGINSDVKRKLIATLGGICQNRFSIPRTRFFLKVYDTTMATKFSKL from the exons atgccTTGCTTTAATCTTTCAACAAACGTTAATCTTGCTGGAGTTGACACTTCTGATTTCTTCTCTGAAGCTACCAAAGCTGTTTCTTCTATCATCGGAAAACCCGAAGAC TTCGTGATGGTTGTACTGAAAGGATCAGTAGACATATCATTTGGAGGTAACAAAGAGCCAGCTGCATTTGCTGAGATTGTATCCATGGGTGGAATTAACTCAGATGTCAAGAGAAAACTCATAGCAACATTGGGAGGCATATGCCAAAACAGGTTCTCTATTCCCAGAACTCGATTCTTTCTCAAGGTTTACGATACCacaatggccaccaaattctcCAAACTCTAA
- the LOC114074312 gene encoding kelch-like protein 17, whose protein sequence is MGDDHSVSLLINTLRIIVITFLQTAERFDPRERSWATIRSMSTRRGCHTLTVLDGKLYAVDGATMVRSTEIYDPRLATWMVGEPMELARGYSAAAVLQDSIYEIGGVKSNEKIVDVIECYKPGVGWKTLNLKGVGRRTAYSHSSFDR, encoded by the exons ATGGGGGACGATCACTCAGTTTCTTTATTGATAAACACGTTAAGAATTATCGTAATAACATTTTTACA GACTGCTGAAAGATTTGATCCAAGAGAACGTTCGTGGGCAACAATAAGAAGTATGAGTACGAGAAGAGGATGCCATACGTTGACTGTGTTGGATGGGAAGTT ATATGCAGTTGATGGGGCTACAATGGTACGTAGCACTGAAATATATGACCCCCGTCTTGCAACATGGATGGTTGGTGAGCCAATGGAACTCGCGAGAGGTTATTCAGCTGCTGCTGTTCTGCAGGACTCTATTTATGAGATTGGAGGAGTTAAATCTAATGAGAAAATTGTAGACGTG ATTGAATGTTACAAGCCCGGTGTAGGCTGGAAAACACTCAACTTGAAGGGAGTTGGAAGAAG AACTGCATATTCTCACTCATCGTTTGATCGTTAA
- the LOC107032410 gene encoding probable protein phosphatase 2C 65, producing the protein MGACCSCQRVRHFDHQGNYRHHNYINGDDKEDNNIIVEDDHHGVVGKGDFGANIRLHGYSKFVSMYSQQGKKGINQDAMTVWENFGGEKGAFFCGVFDGHGPLGHKVARYVRDMLPSKISISLKECDIYKNKIIENIENDEEFDQNFPLFDAWKSAYLKSFKEMDEQLGSEPSIESYSSGTTAVTLFKQGEHLFIGNLGDSRAIICTRDEKNQLVSKQLTVDLKPHLPNEYERIKSCKGRVMAMEQEPNVYRVWMPDEDCPGLAMARAFGDFCLKDYGLISVPEVYYRKLTENDEFVVLATDGVWDVLTNDEVIRIVSTTRKRSMAAKTLVECAVRAWKYKYPRAKIDDCGVVCLFFKRQKPLLTKSMSEVTQLSFNYAELTNNQNYPDNTKTDDGLDTLLNYQVKEGDDQEIDRGVKDGSDNDIKNSSIDHLHYRGQRRKSAMKFVYPEDHQ; encoded by the exons ATGGGTGCATGTTGTTCATGTCAAAGGGTGCGCCATTTCGATCATCAAGGGAATTATCGTCACCATAATTATATTAATGGTGatgataaagaagataataatattattgttgaagATGATCATCATGGTGTTGTAGGGAAAGGAGATTTTGGTGCTAATATTAGGTTACATGGATATTCTAAATTTGTATCTATGTATAGTCAACAAGGTAAAAAAGGGATTAATCAAGATGCAATGACTGTTTGGGAG AATTTTGGTGGAGAGAAAGGTGCGTTTTTTTGTGGCGTATTCGATGGGCATGGTCCATTGGGTCACAAGGTGGCACGCTATGTGCGTGATATGTTACCATCAAAAATTTCGATATCGTTAAAAGAGTGTGATatttataagaataaaattatcGAAAACATCGAAAATGATGAAGAATTTGATCAGAATTTCCCATTATTTGATGCATGGAAATCTGCATATCTCAAGTCCTTTAAAGAAATGGATGAACAACTTGGAAGTGAACCTTCAATTGAAAGTTATTCTAGTGGCACAACAGCTGTTACTTTATTTAAACAG GGAGAACATTTGTTCATCGGAAATTTAGGTGATTCTAGAGCAATTATTTGCACTAGAGACGAGAAGAATCAACTTGTTTCCAAACAACTCACAGTGGACCTGAAGCCTCACCTCCCAA atgaatatgaaagaattaAAAGTTGCAAAGGAAGAGTAATGGCAATGGAACAAGAACCAAATGTGTATAGAGTATGGATGCCAGATGAAGATTGTCCTGGCCTTGCCATGGCTAGGGCTTTTGGTGATTTTTGCTTGAAAGACTATGGCCTCATCTCTGTCCCTGAAGTTTATTATAGAAAACTCACTGAAAACGACGAATTCGTCGTCTTGGCTACTGATGGG GTATGGGATGTTTTAACCAACGATGAAGTGATTCGAATAGTTTCTACAACAAGAAAGAGATCAATGGCAGCAAAAACACTAGTAGAATGTGCAGTACGAGCCTGGAAATACAAGTATCCACGCGCGAAAATTGATGATTGTGGCGTAGTTTGCTTGTTTTTCAAACGCCAAAAGCCTCTGTTAACAAAATCAATGTCTGAGGTTACTCAATTGAGCTTCAATTATGCAGAATtaacaaataatcaaaattacCCTGATAACACGAAAACAGATGATGGACTAGATACATTGCTTAATtatcaagtcaaagaaggagaTGATCAAGAAATTGATCGCGGAGTTAAGGATGGATCGGATAATGATATCAAGAATTCATCGATAGATCATCTACATTATCGAGGCCAACGAAGAAAATCTGCGATGAAATTTGTGTATCCTGAAGATCATCAATAA
- the LOC107032409 gene encoding beta-fructofuranosidase, insoluble isoenzyme 1-like: MVFLKNCFLCPFLVIIIVLLFFFNGIKASHEVFRNLQSLSSTNIIKYYRTGYHFQPPKHWINDPNGPMYYNGVYHLFYQYNPKGSVWGNIVWAHSVSTDLINWVHLDHAIYPSKEFDQYGTWSGSVTILPNNIPVILYTGIIDVNNTQVQNYAIPADASDPLLREWIKPDENPLIVADNSINKTRFRDPTTAWLGRDGHWRMVVGSARRHRGVAILYRSRDFLKWTKAQHPLHSSSKTGNWECPDFFPVSLNHTNGLDTSVDGENVKHVLKVSLDDTRFEYYTIGTYDTKNDRYIPDRKMIDGWKGLRLDYGNFYASKTFYDPSKNRRVLWGWANESDVVPKDAIKKGWAGIQAIPRKLWLDPSGKQLVQWPVEELETLRNKKVELRNHKLNKGEIVEVEGITAAQADVEVTFSFSSLKNAEEFDPSWAHLYAKDVCAIRGSAVQGGLGPFGLLTLASENLEEYTPVFFRVFKVKNKYKVLMCSDASRSSVRNNPKMYKPSFAGFVDVDLSDKKLSLRSLIDHSVVESFGAGGKTCITSRVYPALALFSDARLLAFNNGTETITIETLNAWSMNKPDR, encoded by the exons ATGgtatttttaaagaattgttTTCTTTGTCCCTTTTTAGTGATCATTATTGTgttattgtttttctttaatgGAATTAAAGCTTCTCATGAAGTTTTTAGAAATTTGCAATCATTGAGttcaacaaatataataaaatattatcgaACTGGTTATCATTTTCAGCCACCTAAACATTGGATTAATG ATCCTAATG gcCCAATGTATTACAATGGAGTGTATCATCTATTCTATCAATACAATCCAAAAGGATCTGTATGGGGCAATATTGTTTGGGCTCATTCAGTATCAACTGACTTAATTAATTGGGTTCATTTAGATCACGCAATTTATCCGTCAAAAGAATTTGACCAATATGGTACATGGTCCGGTTCAGTGACTATTCTTCCAAATAACATACCTGTGATTCTGTACACCGGAATAATAGATGTTAATAACACGCAAGTGCAAAACTACGCCATACCTGCTGATGCATCTGACCCATTACTTCGTGAATGGATCAAGCCTGATGAAAATCCGTTAATAGTTGCTGATAATAGTATCAATAAGACTCGATTTCGCGATCCAACTACAGCTTGGTTGGGTCGAgatggacattggaggatggtGGTTGGTAGTGCTAGAAGACATAGAGGAGTAGCGATATTGTATAGGAGTAGGGATTTTTTAAAATGGACTAAAGCCCAACATCCACTTCATTCTTCTTCCAAAACTGGAAATTGGGAATGTCCTGATTTTTTTCCAGTATCGTTGAATCATACAAATGGTTTGGATACATCAGTTGATGGTGAGAACGTTAAACACGTTCTTAAAGTTAGTCTTGATGATACGAGGTTTGAGTATTATACCATTGGTACGTATGATACGAAAAACGATAGGTACATTCCGGATCGTAAAATGATTGATGGATGGAAGGGATTGAGATTGGATTATGGTAATTTTTATGCATCAAAGACTTTCTATGATCCGAGCAAGAATCGGAGAGTTTTGTGGGGATGGGCCAATGAATCAGATGTTGTTCCAAAAGATGCTATTAAGAAAGGATGGGCAGGAATTCAGGCTATTCCTCGCAAATTGTGGCTTGATCCTAGTGGTAAACAGTTGGTTCAATGGCCAGTTGAAGAATTAGAAACCCTCagaaacaaaaaagttgaaCTAAGAAATCACAAATTGAACAAAGGAGAAATTGTTGAAGTTGAAGGAATCACAGCTGCACAG GCTGATGTTGAAGtgacattttctttttcaagtttGAAAAATGCAGAAGAATTTGATCCTAGTTGGGCTCATCTTTATGCAAAAGATGTATGTGCCATTAGGGGTTCAGCGGTTCAAGGTGGACTAGGGCCATTTGGACTTTTAACATTGGCTTCTGAAAACTTGGAAGAATACACACCCGTATTCTTTAGAGTGTTCAaggttaaaaataaatacaaggtTCTCATGTGCTCTGATGCATCGAG gTCATCCGTCAGAAATAACCCCAAAATGTATAAACCATCATTTGCTGGATTTGTTGATGTTGATTTATCAGACAAAAAATTATCACTAAGAAGTTTG ATTGATCATTCTGTAGTCGAAAGTTTTGGTGCCGGTGGAAAAACATGTATTACATCGAGGGTTTATCCAGCATTAGCCCTCTTTAGTGATGCACGTTTACTTGCTTTCAATAATGGTACTGAGACCATCACAATTGAGACTCTTAATGCGTGGAGTATGAATAAACCAGATAGATAA